Proteins encoded in a region of the Misgurnus anguillicaudatus chromosome 9, ASM2758022v2, whole genome shotgun sequence genome:
- the LOC141366173 gene encoding E3 ubiquitin-protein ligase TRIM39-like: MASKSFSEEDFSCPLCCDIFTNPVVLSCSHSICKDCIQRFWESKGSKDCPVCRRSLRDEPPINLALKNLCETFLKERSQRSSSVCHLHDEKLKLFCLDDQQPVCLVCRDSRTHNNHKFCPVNEAVIDNKEKLKTELKPLKKKLRIFEELKKTLDKTAEHIKIQAERTEKQIHEEFEKLHQLLHDEESVRITALREEEEQKSQMMKEKIEKMSSEISSLSHTIRVIEKQMTAEDVSFLQDFKSTMERVQCRTSDPEDISGMMINVAKHLSNLKFTVIHKMKEKVEYIPVTLDPNTAYCHLFLSDDLTSVRFSEDAALLPDNPERFDECSCVLGSESFNSGIHCWDVQVGDNTNWYLGVMTESVERKKNIFSSSGVWYVKYYSGEYFAVITSQTFLDLPVKTVLHLPVKVKLERIRVELDYDRGNLSFSDPLTNTHIHTFAHTFTERVYPWFSVGCDISPLVILPVKSS; encoded by the exons ATGGCGTCTAAATCTTTTTCTGAGGAGGATTTCTCTTGTCCTCTGTGCTGTGATATTTTTACAAATCCTGTTGTGTTGTCTTGTAGTCACAGTATCTGTAAAGACTGTATTCAGAGATTCTGGGAAAGTAAAGGATCTAAAGATTGTCCAGTTTGCAGAAGATCTTTAAGGGATGAACCTCCAATAAATTTAGCTTTGAAGAATCTGTGTGAGACTTTCTTAAAGGAGAGAAGTCAGAGATCTTCATCAGTTTGTCATCTTCATGATGAGAAACTCAAACTCTTCTGTCTGGATGATCAACAGCCGGTGTGTTTGGTGTGTCGAGACTCCAGAACTCACAACAACCACAAATTCTGTCCTGTCAATGAAGCTGTCATTGATAATAAG GAGAAACTCAAAACTGAATTAAAACCTCTAAAGAAGAAACTGCGAATATTTGAGGAGTTAAAGAAAACTTTGGATAAAACTGCAGAACATATAAAG ATTCAGGCTGAACGCACAGAGAAGCAGATTCATGAAGAGTTTGAGAAACTTCACCAACTTCTACATGATGAAGAATCAGTCAGAATAACAGCACTGAGAGAGGAAGAGGAGCAGAAGAGTCAGATGATGAAGGAGAAGATTGAGAAGATGAGCAGTGAGATTTCATCTCTTTCACACACAATCAGAGTCATAGAGAAGCAGATGACAGCTGAAGATGTTTCATTCCTACAG GACTTTAAGAGCACAATGGAGAG AGTTCAGTGTAGAACGTCAGATCCAGAGGACATCTCAGGAATGATGATCAATGTAGCAAAACATCTCAGCAACCTGAAGTTTACTGTCATACACAAGATGAAGGAGAAAGTTGAATACA tTCCAGTGACTTTGGACCCAAACACTGCTTACTGTCATCTCTTTCTGTCTGATGATCTGACCAGTGTGAGATTCAGTGAAGATGCAGCGCTGCTTCCTGATAATCCAGAGAGATTTGATgagtgttcatgtgttttgggttCAGAGAGCTTTAATTCAGGGATTCACTGCTGGGATGTTCAGGTTGGAGACAACACAAACTGGTATCTGGGTGTGATGACAGAATCTGTAGAGAGGAAGAAGAACATATTCTCCAGCAGTGGAGTCTGGTATGTGAAGTATTACTCTGGTGAATACTTTGCAGTCATTACATCACAAACATTTCTTGATCTCCCAGTGAAAACGGTTCTCCATCTCCCAGTGAAAGTGAAACTCGAGAGAATCAGAGTTGAGTTGGATTATGACAGAGGAAACCTGTCATTCTCTGATCCTCTcactaacacacacatacacactttcGCACACACATTTACTGAAAGAGTTTATCCATGGTTTAGTGTTGGCTGTGATATTTCTCCTCTGGTGATCTTACCGGTAAAATCCTCTTAA